A genomic window from Pecten maximus chromosome 6, xPecMax1.1, whole genome shotgun sequence includes:
- the LOC117329147 gene encoding hypoxia-inducible factor 1-alpha-like, whose amino-acid sequence MSDADSPDGGRDKKKSKHHEDNDTTKRQYRKVGEKLRRDKLKSYLSVLAQEIPWISDANHKVDRSQILKLTVNYLKFHHGVKEKKIALQKWKPNFLSSDTLRQCLSEATGGFVMVVSHTGTVVFVSESISCILGHSPVNVIGLPISNILHEDDCETFSRQFQMADENAFICESLPSDQERVQINTFKSNHRSFLVRMQILLKNSNILQYETVHFLGKISSEDTKTGDKKVKTSDQHNIWLVAVGRLVRDRVIHELSVMGLDKLEWCSQHSMDGTVLFTDQRVSQCLGLFSGESTGHSCYKYIIPEDIQAVSISHMKIMTDNEVPQTIFRLKIPNQDTKYIVSRSVVVRDKWTKEAKFISSINIIIDKTEGDQLLEEQQKKVDTLIAVTKQLSLQKDNSEVPAQKDDMADRNCNNSEIACDCGTSESPVGNVKNFESIESSAHVRPRQFGTPLLKSLLVSDLVSSSNIHCTCTTETCSETSPVSSGSHSINSGCSHSINRNACSQSTGSSESKSGSPQIFGNEDSPTASSGGSLDVTNGEGSPYLYDEDTNCHSLSNDRPLVKDHKNIVTGSINKELISTTEEEPSCDEKIPAICSIQRVRNWTDTLTEVEMDISRSTDLSDSRDAYSSQSNLTLQQSLSDTSSASLDGLDRYCPNSDPTNIELSPSVQSKLSHDQSSPVSNSRSFQPSGRFHEISSVQTSSVHNLNSFNMLYTTLPCTVDSNLTFQSSLPGSQSSNQSSVLYSHSEQLPLHVPFDSHVSDDLSVTPEQASYAESRQSFDQTCQPCQALPSVSFAKAYPEKPSIKCCADQSNVPSRWSISKDSKEIQNQENTTLSVLLSSPTLDHQQSLNSQSKSAQHDQYNQLHFEQASHTYNDINLLSAVQSSVSYDYSGNGDDHLSKWPMFKQQHPQGQLGLNQSRCEQQNIEHGQICRSEKGAISGCRQSITSCKGTACSSELDEIQKDNFPLVPEKEFKTRDSRQKEVLCASANESTQDFRKKECNAYFKLAGQLRAKHKQIRKSLVSQESVLDQVQENLSLVTDAQTGNGQNGTTLNQNVFNLKAAIREQRMQLSDLEDEFISRISDRK is encoded by the exons ATGAGTGATGCCGACAG TCCCGATGGTGGCAGGGacaaaaagaaatcaaaacacCATGAGGACAATGACACCACAAAAAG ACAGTACAGAAAAGTTGGAGAAAAACTCAGGCGAGACAAACTGAAAAGTTATTTGTCTGTACTAGCTCAGGAAATACCCTGGATCTCTGATGCAAACCACAAAGTTGACCGGTCACAGATACTGAAACTCACAGTTAACTATCTCAAGTTTCACCATG GTGTCAAGGAAAAGAAAATCGCACTCCAAAAATGGAAACCCAACTTCCTGTCATCCGACACTCTTCGGCAGTGTCTCAGTGAG GCTACTGGTGGATTTGTGATGGTCGTTTCACACACAGGAACTGTTGTGTTTGTGTCAGAAAGCATTTCCTGTATACTTGGCCATTCTCCA GTGAATGTGATTGGCCTCCCCATTTCCAACATTCTCCATGAAGATGACTGTGAAACATTTAGTCGACAGTTTCAGATGGCTGATGAAAATGCATTTATATGTGAGAGTCTGCCATCTGACCAGGAGAGGGTACAGA TAAACACTTTCAAGAGTAACCACAGATCATTCCTGGTACGGATGCAAATTCTGCTGAAAAACAGTAACATCCTACAATATGAGACTGTCCATTTTCTGGGGAAAATCTCGTCTGAAGACACAAAGACTGGTGACAAAAAAGTCAAAACCTCAG ATCAACACAACATCTGGCTAGTGGCTGTTGGGCGGTTGGTAAGGGACCGGGTCATACATGAATTGTCTGTGATGGGTTTAGACAAACTGGAATGGTGTAGTCAACACAGTATGGATGGAACAGTCCTTTTTACTGACCAAAG AGTATCCCAATGTTTGGGTCTATTCTCAGGAGAAAGTACTGGACATTCCTGTTATAAGTATATCATACCGGAGGATATCCAGGCTGTCAGCATCAGCCACATGAAAA TTATGACAGACAATGAGGTACCACAAACTATCTTTAGGTTAAAGATACCAAATCAGGATACAAAGTATATTGTGTCTCGCTCTGTCGTCGTCCGGGACAAGTGGACGAAGGAGGCAAAATTCATATCCAGCATTAACATTATCATAGA TAAGACTGAAGGAGACCAGCTATTGGAAGAACAACAGAAGAAAGTTGATACCCTCATTGCTGTAACAAAACAACTTAGCCTTCAAAAGGACAATTCTGAAGTCCCAGCTCAGAAAGACGACATGGCAGACAGAAATTGTAACAATTCAGAGATCGCATGTGACTGTGGTACGTCAGAGAGCCCTGTTGGCAATGTGAAAAACTTTGAATCAATTGAATCATCTGCTCATGTAAGACCTAGACAGTTTGGCACACCACTGCTTAAAAGTCTTTTGGTAAGTGACCTCGTCAGTTCCTCCAACATACACTGTACTTGTACTACGGAGACTTGCAGTGAAACCAGTCCCGTCAGTAGTGGTTCTCATTCAATCAATAGCGGTTGTTCTCACTCCATCAATAGGAATGCCTGCTCACAGAGCACTGGTTCTTCTGAAAGCAAAAGTGGTAGTCCGCAGATCTTTGGGAATGAAGACAGCCCTACAGCCTCTAGTGGAGGAAGTCTTGATGTCACAAATGGGGAAGGAAGTCCTTATCTTTACGATGAAGATACAAATTGCCATTCCTTAAGCAATGATAGACCCCTTGTTAAAGATCATAAGAACATTGTTACAGGCAGCATTAATAAAGAGTTAATTAGCACGACAGAAGAAGAACCATCATGTGATGAGAAGATTCCAGCTATATGTAGCATACAGAGGGTGAGAAACTGGACAGATACCCTCACAGAAGTAGAAATGGATATTTCTAGGAGCACAGATCTCAGTGATTCACGTGATGCCTACTCAAGCCAAAGCAACTTGACTCTTCAGCAATCTCTTTCTGACACAAGCAGTGCCAGCCTTGATGGCCTTGATAGATACTGTCCTAATTCAGACCCAACAAACATAGAATTAAGTCCATCGGTACAGTCGAAGTTATCCCATGACCAGTCCAGCCCTGTATCTAATAGTCGGTCATTCCAGCCATCAGGCCGATTTCATGAAATTAGCTCTGTACAGACAAGTTCAGTTCATAACCTGAATTCCTTcaacatgttatataccacattacctTGCACTGTAGATTCGAACCTTACCTTTCAATCAAGCCTTCCAGGTAGTCAATCCAGTAATCAATCGAGCGTTTTATACAGTCACTCCGAACAGCTGCCATTGCATGTACCGTTTGATAGTCATGTATCAGATGATTTAAGCGTAACTCCAGAACAAGCTAGTTATGCGGAATCACGTCAATCATTTGATCAAACTTGCCAACCTTGCCAGGCACTGCCCAGCGTATCATTTGCAAAGGCTTATCCTGAAAAGCCCAGCATTAAATGTTGTGCTGACCAATCAAACGTTCCCTCACGCTGGTCAATCTCCAAGGACTCCAAAGAAATTCAAAACCAAGAAAATACTACACTTTCCGTTTTACTATCATCCCCGACACTGGACCATCAACAATCATTAAACAGCCAATCAAAATCTGCACAACATGATCAATACAATCAACTTCATTTTGAACAGGCCAGTCATACCTACAATGATATTAATTTGTTGTCTGCAGTCCAGAGCAGTGTTTCCTATGATTACTCAGGAAATGGTGATGATCATCTGTCTAAATGGCCAATGTTCAAGCAGCAACACCCGCAAGGACAATTGGGATTGAACCAAAGCAGATGTGaacaacaaaatattgaacATGGCCAGATTTGTCGATCAGAAAAAGGAGCTATATCTGGCTGTAGACAAAGCATCACATCATGCAAGGGAACCGCTTGCTCTAGTGAACTGGATGAAATTCAAAAGGACAATTTTCCTTTAGTACCGGAGAAGGAATTCAAAACAAGAGATTCCCGACAGAAAGAAGTTTTATGTGCCTCTGCGAACGAATCTACTCAAGATTTTCGAAAGAAGGAATGCAACGCATATTTTAAACTGGCAGGCCAGCTCCGCGctaaacacaaacaaatcagGAAGTCCCTTGTGTCCCAGGAGTCTGTGCTGGACCAAGTACAAGAAAACCTCTCCCTGGTAACCGACGCTCAAACTGGAAATGGACAGAATGGTACAACGCTAAACCAGAATGTTTTTAATCTGAAG GCTGCGATTCGAGAGCAGAGGATGCAGCTCTCTGATCTTGAGGATGAGTTTATCTCGAGGATATCGGACAGGAAATGA